Proteins encoded in a region of the Candidatus Moanabacter tarae genome:
- the yisK_2 gene encoding putative protein YisK translates to MKIYRTLDSTFLNLEDNWYRLESFSFDNLFSSDAPRDRLFDLARREYIISPQESPLRGTILPPIESQEIWGAGVTYFKSREARMEESESAKGGDFYDKVYYAERPELFFKANAPRVVGHKDQVAIRRDSSWNVPEAELTLAINHHGEIFGYAIGNDMSSRSIEGENPLYLPQAKVYERSCSIGPCLCVPASPPPPSTIISLCISRDGTVAFSGETTLSQMKRELVELVEYLFRQNPFPNGAYLMTGTGIIPESDFTLRSGDEISMTIDFIGTLENTVG, encoded by the coding sequence ATGAAAATCTACCGAACCCTTGATTCTACTTTTTTGAATCTTGAAGATAATTGGTACCGTTTGGAATCGTTTTCCTTTGACAATTTGTTTAGTTCCGACGCACCGAGGGATCGATTATTCGATCTTGCAAGAAGAGAATACATTATATCTCCACAAGAATCCCCTCTCCGAGGAACGATCTTACCTCCCATCGAAAGCCAGGAAATCTGGGGCGCGGGCGTTACCTATTTTAAAAGCCGGGAAGCGCGAATGGAGGAATCGGAATCGGCCAAGGGAGGCGATTTCTACGATAAAGTCTACTATGCCGAACGCCCTGAACTCTTCTTTAAGGCAAATGCCCCCCGTGTTGTTGGACACAAGGATCAGGTTGCAATACGTAGAGACTCTTCTTGGAACGTGCCAGAAGCAGAACTTACGTTGGCAATCAATCACCATGGTGAAATTTTTGGTTATGCAATTGGAAACGATATGAGCTCTCGAAGTATAGAGGGCGAGAACCCACTCTATTTGCCCCAGGCGAAAGTCTACGAACGGAGCTGCTCCATTGGGCCTTGCCTCTGTGTTCCTGCGTCTCCACCCCCACCTTCCACTATCATCTCCCTTTGTATCTCCCGTGATGGGACTGTGGCCTTCTCAGGCGAAACAACTCTATCTCAAATGAAACGCGAACTCGTTGAATTGGTAGAATACCTTTTCCGACAAAATCCTTTCCCAAACGGTGCCTACCTCATGACCGGAACTGGAATCATTCCCGAATCTGATTTCACTCTTAGAAGTGGGGACGAGATCTCCATGACCATCGACTTTATTGGCACGCTGGAAAATACCGTCGGGTAG
- the acyP gene encoding Acylphosphatase: protein MADVIFAYGVLVSSYSKARSILVDMVDTVHCVILHFSGRVQGVGFRYHTLQLAKGFEVSGYVKNLPDGRVLVEAEGPEDEVTGFRTEIEEQLEPFIRNVEYRSEIRPSSFRGFTIK from the coding sequence GTGGCGGACGTAATCTTTGCCTACGGGGTTTTGGTCTCGTCATATTCAAAGGCTAGATCCATTCTAGTTGACATGGTTGATACTGTCCATTGCGTAATTCTTCACTTTTCTGGCAGGGTGCAGGGGGTTGGGTTTCGTTACCATACCTTACAGTTGGCAAAGGGCTTCGAGGTCTCAGGGTATGTAAAAAATTTGCCTGACGGACGTGTTCTCGTTGAAGCAGAAGGTCCTGAAGACGAGGTGACTGGATTTCGGACGGAAATCGAAGAGCAGCTTGAGCCATTCATAAGAAATGTCGAATATCGATCGGAGATTCGGCCATCCTCCTTCCGAGGCTTTACAATTAAGTGA
- the hppA1 gene encoding Putative K(+)-stimulated pyrophosphate-energized sodium pump, which yields MEPIFWIAPVASLITLFFAWNFFRQMKAEDEGTERMKTIASHVTAGAHAYLRQQYKVVVIVFLLLLIVFVFLAFGLKVLHPLAPLAFITGGFFSGLAGFFGMKTATHAANRTARAAQNSLDHGLRVAFRSGAVMGLSVVGLGLLAICVWFAVLVRLYPIGGEGGGRNLLIVTTILLSYGMGASLQALFARVGGGIYTKAADVGADLVGKVEAGIPEDDPRNAAVIADNVGDFVGDVAGMGADLFESYCGSILATAALGAAAFINFPDAQIKAVIAPMLVAGLGALLSVLGVYFVRVKEGADQRALLHALDRGINTSAILVVIGSYLLLRLLGIENSLGLWAAIVTGLVVGIVIGKATEHYTSHSFKPTRGIAESSETGPATVIISGIGTGMISTVIPVVAVASGIILAYLFSSGFSFSNISMGLYGIGFAAVGMLSTLGITLATDAYGPIADNAGGNAEMSGLDPEVRERTDALDALGNTTAAIGKGFAIGSAALTALALLASYIEQLKAALAKEGGILKMPDGGEIPLESASFYDFISYFQITLINPVVLVGVFIGSLMAFLFCGLTMNAVGRAASSMVEEVRRQFKEIPGILEGEAEPDYARCVEISTLGAQREILMPSLVAVGTPVVTGILFGPAGVIGLLTGGLCSGFVLAVFMANSGGAWDNAKKYVEEGNLGGKGSDAHKATVIGDTVGDPFKDTSGPSLNILIKLMSMVSIALAGVTVAYSLI from the coding sequence ATGGAACCTATATTTTGGATTGCTCCTGTTGCCTCCTTGATAACTTTGTTTTTCGCTTGGAATTTCTTCCGGCAAATGAAAGCGGAGGATGAAGGGACCGAGCGTATGAAGACGATCGCTTCCCACGTTACTGCGGGAGCGCATGCCTATTTGCGGCAACAGTACAAGGTTGTGGTGATTGTTTTCCTGCTTCTCTTGATTGTGTTTGTATTTCTTGCCTTCGGATTGAAAGTACTGCATCCCCTGGCCCCGCTTGCTTTTATTACGGGGGGCTTTTTTTCGGGCTTGGCTGGTTTTTTTGGCATGAAAACGGCGACCCATGCAGCTAATCGTACTGCCCGAGCGGCTCAAAATTCGCTTGACCACGGACTGCGGGTCGCATTTCGGAGCGGTGCGGTTATGGGACTTTCCGTTGTGGGTTTGGGTCTTCTGGCAATATGTGTTTGGTTTGCTGTGCTGGTGCGTCTTTACCCGATTGGGGGAGAGGGAGGCGGGAGGAATCTGCTTATTGTGACGACTATACTACTAAGTTATGGAATGGGAGCCTCTCTTCAGGCACTTTTTGCTCGTGTGGGCGGAGGAATTTATACCAAAGCGGCTGATGTAGGAGCTGATTTGGTTGGGAAAGTTGAGGCTGGTATACCGGAAGATGATCCGAGAAATGCAGCTGTTATTGCCGATAATGTGGGAGATTTTGTCGGCGATGTTGCCGGAATGGGTGCCGATCTATTTGAGTCCTATTGTGGATCTATCCTAGCCACAGCAGCATTGGGAGCGGCTGCTTTTATTAATTTCCCCGATGCGCAGATAAAAGCAGTGATTGCACCGATGTTAGTAGCAGGATTAGGTGCTCTACTCTCGGTTCTTGGTGTCTATTTTGTAAGGGTGAAAGAGGGGGCCGATCAAAGAGCGCTGTTACATGCCCTCGACAGAGGGATTAACACAAGTGCAATCTTGGTCGTGATTGGTTCTTATCTGCTGTTGAGGCTCCTAGGTATTGAAAACAGCCTAGGGCTCTGGGCCGCGATTGTAACTGGTCTGGTGGTTGGGATCGTTATAGGTAAGGCAACAGAACACTACACCTCTCACTCTTTCAAGCCGACACGAGGTATAGCTGAGAGTTCAGAGACAGGTCCAGCGACCGTCATCATTTCAGGTATTGGGACCGGAATGATTTCAACTGTAATCCCCGTTGTGGCGGTGGCCTCAGGAATTATTCTAGCATACCTTTTTTCCTCTGGCTTTAGTTTCAGTAATATCTCAATGGGATTGTATGGGATCGGTTTTGCAGCTGTTGGTATGTTGTCGACCCTGGGGATTACCTTAGCGACGGATGCTTATGGTCCTATCGCTGATAATGCAGGAGGAAATGCTGAAATGAGTGGACTCGATCCGGAGGTTCGAGAGCGGACCGATGCGTTGGATGCATTGGGAAACACAACGGCTGCGATAGGCAAAGGCTTTGCCATCGGTTCGGCAGCTTTGACCGCTTTGGCATTGTTGGCGTCCTATATTGAACAATTGAAAGCTGCTTTAGCGAAGGAGGGGGGAATATTAAAGATGCCGGACGGAGGAGAGATTCCCCTGGAGAGCGCTTCTTTTTATGATTTTATCAGCTATTTTCAGATCACATTGATTAATCCGGTGGTGCTGGTGGGGGTCTTCATTGGCTCCTTGATGGCCTTTCTGTTCTGTGGGCTTACCATGAATGCAGTAGGTAGGGCTGCCTCGTCGATGGTAGAGGAGGTGAGAAGGCAGTTCAAAGAGATTCCCGGGATATTAGAGGGCGAAGCTGAACCGGATTACGCCCGATGTGTGGAGATATCCACCCTTGGCGCTCAGAGGGAGATACTTATGCCATCTCTTGTGGCCGTCGGAACCCCGGTTGTAACCGGTATTCTTTTCGGCCCGGCAGGAGTTATTGGTCTCCTTACGGGTGGACTCTGCTCTGGTTTCGTCCTCGCAGTTTTCATGGCTAATTCGGGAGGTGCTTGGGACAACGCCAAGAAATACGTTGAAGAAGGAAATCTTGGAGGCAAAGGGTCCGATGCGCATAAGGCGACGGTTATAGGCGATACGGTGGGTGATCCCTTCAAGGATACTTCTGGTCCTAGTCTCAACATCCTCATCAAATTGATGAGCATGGTATCGATCGCCTTGGCTGGGGTAACGGTGGCTTACTCACTTATTTAG
- the hpcG_1 gene encoding 2-oxo-hept-4-ene-1,7-dioate hydratase, giving the protein MSIGYEQQIKILKCSFIKEIQKIRLGLSIVGLVLLTPLQSQEQAGVKSLIGAFQEGRLLPLISTSVPEITLHEAYQIQKKFVEGIRGESRVVGFKAGLTSKSARKRFQADEPLSGVLLETMDLSSRPDVILADHQRLMIETEIAFIVGKPIRRPISKLKYLKRRIKWIAPALELPELGFRNQKKLTLIDLVAANVSAVGFVVGERIAQQDVVLREVEVGLLKDGSLVNQGKGNEVMGDPWMAALWLANHALSKGWTLEPGMVLLTGAIGGLVLVEKGEYVGIFGELGEVRLQVR; this is encoded by the coding sequence ATGAGCATTGGATATGAGCAGCAGATAAAAATTCTAAAGTGCAGTTTCATAAAAGAAATTCAGAAAATTAGATTGGGACTCTCAATTGTCGGGTTAGTCTTACTCACACCTTTGCAGAGCCAAGAACAGGCAGGTGTTAAATCGTTAATTGGGGCTTTTCAAGAAGGGAGGCTCTTGCCCTTAATCTCGACTTCAGTACCGGAAATCACTCTTCATGAGGCTTATCAGATACAGAAGAAATTCGTTGAGGGAATTCGGGGAGAGAGTAGGGTAGTCGGTTTTAAGGCGGGACTTACGAGCAAATCTGCGAGAAAGCGTTTTCAAGCGGACGAGCCGTTGTCCGGAGTTCTTCTTGAGACGATGGACCTGAGTTCTCGGCCCGACGTAATATTGGCCGACCATCAGAGGTTAATGATCGAAACCGAAATTGCATTTATCGTGGGTAAACCAATTCGTCGTCCGATTTCCAAACTCAAATATCTCAAGAGACGAATAAAATGGATCGCACCGGCATTGGAGTTGCCGGAATTAGGGTTCAGGAATCAAAAAAAACTCACATTGATAGATCTTGTGGCGGCGAACGTTTCGGCCGTCGGGTTCGTAGTGGGTGAGCGTATAGCTCAGCAGGATGTTGTATTGAGGGAAGTTGAAGTCGGTCTTTTGAAGGATGGTTCGTTAGTTAACCAAGGGAAAGGAAATGAAGTAATGGGTGATCCTTGGATGGCAGCGCTATGGCTAGCGAATCACGCCCTGTCGAAAGGTTGGACGTTGGAACCGGGGATGGTTTTGTTGACGGGAGCGATAGGAGGGCTAGTCCTTGTAGAAAAAGGAGAATATGTCGGTATATTCGGCGAACTTGGAGAAGTACGGCTACAGGTTCGATAG
- the hisS gene encoding Histidine--tRNA ligase, translated as MFENLPGFREYYPDRCALRNYIFEVWRNAATCFGFEEYDAPILEPLELFKEKSGEEIVGQLFSFLDRGGREVALRPEMTPSLGRLVGARQQSLKKPVKWFNIGEHFRYEKPQKGRTRAFFQFNADILGEEGVAADAELIALGVESLIGFGLRETDFVIRLSDRELWMAFLSAFDLEGDQASGVLSLIDKIERQDRATLVKQLDPYLGSRKQAFLTQVEELVNCDTVRKIREFFHQQVSSSEVLSRIERRLGEWEELLELLRAMGLIAFLKLDLGIVRGLAYYTGFVYEAFEKQGESRSLFAGGRYDGLLAKLGYTDMPASGFAIGDVVLANLLEERKLGVNSKNAPEIFMVFGGENERKVVLADAAKLRRLNFRVEYTFRKQGFGKQFGLAVEKRAKIALIYGSEELKEGTIKLRNLKTREEAIVLRDALVDELKRILGS; from the coding sequence ATGTTCGAAAACCTCCCGGGGTTTCGCGAGTACTATCCCGACCGTTGCGCGCTGCGCAATTATATTTTCGAGGTTTGGAGGAATGCGGCTACTTGTTTTGGTTTCGAAGAGTACGACGCCCCCATCCTTGAACCCCTAGAGCTTTTCAAGGAAAAGAGCGGAGAAGAGATTGTAGGGCAGCTATTTTCCTTTTTGGATAGAGGGGGTCGGGAAGTGGCATTGCGGCCCGAGATGACACCTTCTTTAGGCCGGCTGGTCGGGGCTAGGCAGCAGAGTCTAAAAAAACCAGTTAAATGGTTCAATATTGGAGAACACTTTCGATATGAGAAACCTCAGAAAGGCCGAACTCGGGCTTTTTTCCAATTTAATGCAGACATTTTAGGGGAAGAGGGAGTAGCGGCTGATGCTGAATTAATTGCATTGGGTGTCGAGAGCCTGATCGGCTTCGGGTTAAGAGAAACTGACTTTGTTATTCGTCTGAGCGATCGAGAATTATGGATGGCTTTTCTTTCTGCCTTTGACTTGGAAGGGGACCAAGCGAGTGGAGTCCTCTCGCTTATTGACAAGATTGAACGACAAGACCGTGCGACTCTAGTAAAGCAACTGGACCCCTACTTGGGTTCCCGAAAGCAGGCTTTTTTGACTCAGGTTGAGGAGCTAGTAAATTGTGATACGGTCCGTAAAATCAGGGAGTTTTTCCATCAGCAGGTATCCTCATCGGAAGTCTTGAGCAGGATTGAGAGACGACTTGGTGAGTGGGAAGAACTTCTGGAACTCCTGAGGGCGATGGGGCTGATAGCTTTCCTCAAGCTAGATCTAGGAATTGTGAGAGGCCTGGCCTACTATACAGGATTTGTTTACGAAGCATTCGAAAAACAGGGCGAATCTCGGTCCCTTTTCGCCGGAGGAAGATATGACGGTTTACTTGCGAAATTGGGTTATACGGATATGCCGGCTTCTGGTTTCGCAATTGGAGATGTGGTCTTAGCCAATTTGCTCGAAGAAAGAAAGCTTGGAGTCAATAGCAAGAATGCTCCAGAGATCTTTATGGTATTCGGGGGCGAAAATGAAAGGAAAGTTGTTTTGGCTGATGCCGCTAAGTTGAGGCGATTAAATTTCCGGGTCGAATATACTTTCCGAAAGCAGGGATTCGGGAAGCAGTTTGGATTAGCTGTAGAGAAGAGAGCCAAGATTGCTCTCATTTATGGTTCTGAGGAGTTGAAGGAGGGTACGATCAAACTACGTAATTTGAAGACACGAGAAGAGGCCATAGTTTTGCGGGATGCACTGGTCGATGAGTTAAAAAGGATTCTTGGATCCTGA
- the ihfA gene encoding Integration host factor subunit alpha codes for MPANLTKRDIVLGIYDKTGFAQKEVREVVQLTLDSIAGALSMGRNVELRNFGVFEVQVRKSRIGRNPNKPEKDVVIPKRAVIKFKAGKELKGDLKRLELDRVSE; via the coding sequence ATGCCAGCGAACCTTACGAAGCGAGACATTGTACTGGGTATTTACGATAAGACGGGGTTTGCTCAGAAGGAAGTCCGTGAGGTGGTACAATTGACTCTAGATTCGATTGCAGGGGCCCTTTCCATGGGAAGGAATGTGGAGTTGCGGAATTTTGGGGTGTTTGAGGTTCAGGTGCGGAAATCGCGAATTGGACGTAACCCGAATAAGCCGGAGAAGGACGTCGTAATTCCCAAGAGAGCGGTGATCAAGTTTAAGGCTGGCAAGGAGTTAAAAGGAGATCTCAAACGTCTTGAACTCGATCGGGTTAGCGAGTAA
- the clpX_1 gene encoding ATP-dependent Clp protease ATP-binding subunit ClpX translates to MSEKEPTNPFEDLQKQIQDALRNPNIGLNLHKPGTSEQNPENDDDKESQSPAENDEVILRRIREFNLRPREIRDYLNRFVIKQLEAKKVLSVAICDHYNHVRQCIEKPDLIHRNFQKQNIILLGPTGVGKTYLMRCIAKLIGVPYIKADATKFSETGYVGYDVEDLVRDLVKAANGNVDLAQYGIIYIDEIDKIASVATGNGRDVSGRGVQINLLKLMEDTEVNLLSPTDITSQMQAMMELSRGGQPRKKSINTRHILFIVSGAFDKLADIVKKRIDNSQIGFSSSPTEFEDSKFNFLRFVEASDLINFGFEPEFVGRLPVREICEPLSVEDLANILLSSEGNILEQYRLDFKGYGLDIKIDEKAIREIAQRAHSENTGARGLMTVLEQAFRNFKFELPSTAVKSFSVTSDTIKDPGKALDELLKENEDAQREVMKDDIAAFAKRFKDDHDLALKFEGEACQALIDESLHSKKTIRALCEEKFCDFEHGLKIIYRNSGEDSFSISKAIVEDPDKELSQMVVASFDERKNGK, encoded by the coding sequence ATGAGTGAGAAAGAGCCTACAAACCCCTTTGAGGATCTCCAAAAACAGATCCAAGATGCACTTCGGAATCCGAACATTGGTTTGAATCTCCACAAACCGGGTACGTCCGAACAAAACCCAGAAAACGATGATGATAAAGAGTCTCAGAGTCCTGCAGAGAACGACGAGGTGATCCTGCGACGGATTCGAGAATTCAACCTGCGGCCTAGAGAGATCCGTGATTATCTTAACCGGTTTGTGATTAAACAGTTAGAGGCTAAAAAAGTCCTTTCTGTTGCGATTTGTGACCATTACAACCATGTTCGCCAATGCATTGAGAAACCAGATCTGATCCATAGAAACTTTCAAAAACAGAACATTATCCTTCTTGGACCAACTGGGGTTGGTAAAACATATCTCATGCGATGCATAGCCAAACTGATAGGAGTCCCTTATATAAAGGCAGATGCAACCAAGTTCTCCGAGACTGGGTATGTCGGCTATGATGTAGAGGACTTGGTCAGAGACCTCGTTAAGGCAGCTAACGGTAACGTTGATTTAGCTCAGTACGGAATAATCTATATCGACGAGATCGATAAGATTGCTTCCGTAGCTACCGGAAATGGACGCGACGTATCCGGAAGGGGCGTCCAGATTAATCTCCTGAAACTGATGGAGGACACAGAGGTAAATCTTCTCAGTCCCACAGATATCACGTCCCAAATGCAGGCAATGATGGAACTATCCCGAGGTGGTCAACCTAGGAAGAAGTCAATCAATACTCGCCATATTCTTTTCATCGTAAGTGGTGCATTCGATAAGCTAGCCGACATCGTTAAGAAACGGATTGATAATTCTCAAATCGGATTCAGCAGTTCCCCGACAGAATTTGAAGACTCAAAATTTAACTTCCTTAGATTCGTCGAAGCCTCTGACCTCATAAATTTTGGTTTCGAACCAGAATTTGTCGGAAGGCTCCCGGTCCGAGAGATCTGCGAACCACTCTCAGTAGAAGACCTTGCCAATATCCTTCTAAGCTCGGAAGGGAACATACTCGAACAATACCGTCTTGACTTTAAAGGTTACGGCCTAGACATCAAAATCGACGAAAAGGCCATTCGAGAGATAGCCCAACGTGCACATAGCGAAAATACCGGGGCTCGGGGTCTCATGACGGTACTGGAACAAGCTTTTCGGAACTTCAAATTTGAATTGCCCTCCACCGCAGTGAAATCGTTCTCTGTTACGAGTGACACCATAAAAGATCCGGGAAAGGCTTTGGACGAGCTCCTCAAAGAGAATGAGGACGCCCAAAGGGAAGTCATGAAAGATGATATTGCGGCATTTGCCAAACGGTTTAAAGACGACCATGATTTAGCTCTGAAATTCGAGGGAGAAGCCTGCCAAGCCTTGATCGATGAGTCACTTCACTCAAAGAAAACAATCCGAGCGCTTTGCGAGGAGAAGTTTTGCGATTTCGAGCACGGCCTTAAGATCATCTACCGCAATTCGGGAGAGGATTCATTCTCCATTTCGAAAGCAATTGTCGAGGATCCTGACAAAGAGCTCTCCCAAATGGTAGTTGCCAGTTTTGACGAGAGAAAAAACGGAAAGTAG
- the ubiE gene encoding Ubiquinone/menaquinone biosynthesis C-methyltransferase UbiE: protein MILAKDFHHNPDSDRINEIFSDIADRYDLTNHVLSMGLDFYWRSILSKMVQSRNPQTLLDLATGSGDVAIALARRLGRPVHITGMDFCSPMLQIAQKKFERRRKPGWAQLEFRLGDCLEIPCPDNSYEAISIAFGYRNLKDRKQGLSEMKRVLKSPGGTLFILDFSQPDKWFRPLYFTYLNFLLPKIATLITGRSDAYLYLADSISNFPDKESLRQEILQAGFSHVGACGLSLSTVAIHTAVL from the coding sequence ATGATTTTAGCTAAAGATTTTCATCATAATCCTGATTCGGATAGAATAAACGAGATCTTTTCCGACATAGCCGACCGCTACGATCTCACTAATCATGTACTCAGCATGGGGCTAGACTTCTACTGGCGCTCAATTCTGAGTAAGATGGTACAGAGTCGAAATCCTCAGACCCTTCTAGACTTGGCCACAGGAAGCGGTGATGTCGCCATCGCCTTGGCACGAAGACTGGGACGCCCTGTCCATATTACGGGAATGGACTTTTGCTCACCCATGCTACAAATAGCTCAAAAGAAGTTTGAGCGTCGGAGAAAACCTGGATGGGCACAACTTGAATTCAGACTAGGAGACTGTCTTGAAATACCGTGCCCAGATAATTCTTACGAAGCAATCAGTATTGCTTTCGGTTATCGAAATCTTAAGGATCGGAAGCAAGGGCTGAGTGAAATGAAACGAGTGCTCAAGTCCCCTGGCGGAACACTTTTCATACTAGATTTCAGCCAACCAGACAAATGGTTTCGCCCCCTCTATTTCACCTACCTAAACTTCCTACTACCTAAGATCGCTACCCTCATTACTGGCAGGTCTGATGCATATCTATATCTCGCCGACAGTATCTCTAATTTTCCGGATAAAGAGTCACTTCGACAAGAAATCCTCCAAGCCGGATTCTCCCATGTAGGTGCCTGTGGTCTTTCCCTCTCAACCGTTGCAATTCACACCGCCGTCTTATAA
- the erpA gene encoding Iron-sulfur cluster insertion protein ErpA, with translation MLIKLTERAAKRVLALTGNINDPEKRLRMSVEKGGCSGLEYAMSFDLKKEGDTEIESLGVSILVASESLEYLKGSEVDFDDGLNGKGFEVRNPNANTTCGCGRSFQ, from the coding sequence ATGTTGATTAAATTGACAGAGCGGGCTGCAAAACGCGTACTCGCGTTGACTGGGAACATTAATGATCCTGAGAAACGGCTGAGGATGTCGGTTGAAAAAGGAGGCTGCTCAGGTCTTGAATACGCCATGTCTTTCGATCTTAAGAAGGAGGGTGATACCGAGATCGAGAGTCTGGGAGTTTCGATCTTAGTTGCCTCAGAAAGTTTGGAATATCTTAAAGGTTCGGAAGTGGACTTTGACGATGGCTTAAACGGCAAGGGCTTCGAAGTTAGAAATCCAAATGCAAATACGACTTGCGGTTGCGGAAGATCTTTCCAGTAG
- the rpoN gene encoding RNA polymerase sigma-54 factor has product MPVQGLHQVQKQIQTQVLAPQLRQSLKILQVPALELRNTILGELQSNPTLEELPMDGISIEEGSETDRTPERETDGKELNFLDDHTALSQLNEDLREFYAEENAFTRYTNEDTKKRQYFFDSLTSETSLQEHLMRQAEMSDIDPEVITAFEFIIGSLDDKGFLTSSLSDISLLAALPLATIESAQTLLRSLDPPGIGSSSVQDCLLIQLNLEGKKDSLAGQIITDHFGLLLRNRIPELARQTGNNVEAVRKAIEEISALDPAPGRRFGEDSNRVVIPDVRIFKEEDEWIVTMNSDFIPRLNLSDTYKNLIAKGCLPPKERDYIKDKIKSGRFLINSIEQRQNTVERIAREILIFQKDFFESGVSKLQPLTMSRVAEIVGVHETTISRAIANKYMETPHGVFSFKYFFTTGYTSHSGETVANTSIKDLIAKIIESENPMKPLSDQKIVNELASRNIRIARRTVAKYREELQIPPTNLRRQYN; this is encoded by the coding sequence ATGCCAGTTCAAGGGCTACATCAGGTCCAAAAACAGATCCAGACGCAAGTGCTGGCACCCCAACTGCGCCAATCTCTGAAGATCCTTCAAGTCCCGGCTCTTGAGCTACGTAATACCATTCTGGGAGAGCTACAGTCGAACCCAACGCTCGAGGAACTCCCCATGGACGGAATCAGTATTGAGGAGGGAAGTGAGACGGATCGGACTCCAGAACGGGAAACCGATGGAAAGGAACTTAATTTTCTTGATGACCACACCGCACTTAGTCAACTCAATGAGGATCTGAGGGAATTCTATGCTGAGGAAAATGCTTTCACTCGCTACACCAACGAGGACACAAAAAAAAGACAGTACTTTTTCGATTCTCTGACCTCCGAAACCTCACTTCAGGAGCATCTTATGCGACAAGCAGAGATGAGCGACATCGATCCGGAAGTAATCACAGCATTTGAATTCATTATTGGAAGCCTGGATGATAAGGGCTTTCTTACCTCCTCACTTTCCGATATCTCACTTCTTGCGGCACTCCCACTTGCTACCATAGAGAGTGCACAAACCCTCCTTCGGAGTCTTGACCCTCCCGGTATCGGTTCTTCTAGTGTTCAGGATTGCCTACTCATCCAACTCAATCTGGAAGGTAAAAAGGACAGCCTCGCAGGACAAATCATTACGGATCATTTTGGGCTCCTACTCAGAAATCGGATCCCTGAACTCGCCCGCCAAACCGGTAATAATGTCGAAGCTGTGCGAAAGGCTATCGAAGAGATATCCGCCCTTGATCCTGCTCCCGGAAGGCGTTTTGGCGAAGACAGCAATCGCGTCGTGATTCCGGATGTTCGAATCTTCAAGGAAGAAGATGAATGGATCGTCACGATGAATAGCGACTTTATCCCTAGGTTGAATTTGAGCGACACCTATAAGAACCTTATAGCCAAAGGATGTTTACCGCCCAAGGAAAGAGATTACATTAAAGACAAGATAAAATCCGGACGATTCCTCATCAACTCGATCGAGCAACGTCAGAACACGGTGGAGCGAATCGCTCGTGAAATCCTCATCTTTCAGAAGGATTTTTTTGAGAGCGGAGTATCGAAATTGCAACCACTGACTATGAGTCGCGTAGCCGAAATCGTGGGTGTACATGAAACGACCATCAGTCGTGCAATTGCAAATAAGTATATGGAAACACCTCACGGCGTCTTCAGTTTCAAGTACTTCTTCACTACGGGTTACACATCCCACTCCGGCGAAACGGTTGCCAATACATCAATCAAGGACCTAATCGCAAAAATAATCGAGAGCGAGAATCCAATGAAACCATTGAGTGACCAAAAAATTGTCAATGAACTGGCTTCTCGTAACATTAGGATAGCCCGGCGAACAGTGGCCAAGTACCGTGAAGAATTACAAATTCCTCCCACCAATCTTCGGCGACAATATAACTAG